The genomic window agtttgtgggctctgcttcagcagcccagagtttgtaggtttggatcccgagcacagtcctatgcaccactcatcaagtgatgctgtggtggcatcccacatacaaaatataggaagattgccacagatattagctcagtgacaatcttcctcaagcaaaatgaggaagattggcaacagatgttagctcagggccagtcttcttcataTCCAAAAACCACCCcccaaaaactgggcagaggatatgaaggcatttttccaaagaagagctacagatgaccaacaggcacatgaaaagatgttcaacatcactaattgttagggtaATGAAAATCaacactacaatgagatatcacctcacacacatCAGAATGACTGTAtataacaagacaagaaataacaaatgttaggatgtggagaaagggaaaccCTAATATACTGCTGATGggtgtgcaaactggtgcagccactatggaaaacagtatggggttttctcaaaaaattaagaatagaaataccatacaatccaggtACCTTACTACCaagtatttatctaaagaacttgaaacaaaaagtcaaagagacttatgcacccctatgttcattgcagcattattcacaatatccaaatgtggaagcaacccactgACCATCAACTGAtcagtggataaagaagatgtggtatatatatatgtgtgtgagtatgtgtgtgcgtgtgcgcatgcacacttatatatatatacgtgtacacacaatggaatactagtcagccataaaaaaggcaaaatcgtctcatttgcaacaacatggatggaccttgagggtattatcttAAGCAAAATATactagagagagaaagacaaatactatgtgatttcactcacatgtagaagataaacacaggGATAaagaacacattagtggttaccagagggaaaaacTTTGGTGAGGTGGACAAAGgagataaaggggcacatatgtaaggtgatggattaaaactagactattagtggtgagcacgatgtagtctatactgAAACTGGTATATAATaaagtacacctgaaattacacgatgttataaaccattacgacctcaataaaataatttaaaataaagaaatcttgATCATCTTGATGTTCCACAAAACATCATGTGGATCCACTACACTGATGTGGTAATTCTTATTAGCGCCAATGATGAGGAAAAAGCACGTATTTTGGATGCCTTAGACATGTGAACCAGATGGTGAGAGATTAACCACCTCAGTAAAGTTTCTAGGGGTCTAATGGTTAGCATACTGGGCTCTAGTAGTTATTAAATATCTAAACTTAGGCCTCAAGTGATTGTGTGATCTCAGCTACCCATCAGCAACTGGATGCTATCTCACGCTTTAAGCCATAAAATTGAGATGCAAAATCAGCATTGAATCATCAAGTGGAAATGGTATGTAACAGATTAGGCTTAGCAGGTCCTGAGCCATAAAGAAGTTTCATTAGCTTATGACTTAACTCCTTCAACAACTACTAATGACcgcttgccttctctctctcaatGCACACTTATGGCTACATGGGGAATTTCTTATAACCAATGgactgaaaatgtaaaatttgggCTTGAATACACAGTTGTTTTTGCATGATGTGTTGGCAACAACTAGAAGTGATAGCCTCCAGTTTTACAGCCCCAATTTAGTGAAGTATTATGGTTAAATATTAGTTAGTTAcagttattattatgattatgacCCTGAAGGACAGTGGTGAGTAGAAATTCTCCCATTGGGAAGAAATGCAAGTAGTGCATTTGGTTGTCCACTTTGGCCAGAAGCATGGCTAGAAGCATCCATTGATTCATGAACGGTTATTAATGGTTTGGTTAGATGGTCAGGGCTTAGAATGAATAGAATGGGAACCCTGGTGAGAAAGAATTACTGGGGAAGAGTTCTGGTGATAGATCTCTCAGAATGGGCACAGATTATGAAAATATAGATGACTCATGTGAATGAACACCATAAGGTATCCACTTTAGAGGAAACTTTAGTAATCAGGTAGACAAATGACAAGTTCTGTGCATTGTAACCTCTTTTTCCAGTCACTCCAGGACTTGCTTAATGGATTCCTATATAAAATGAGCAGGGTTGGAGATCATGTATTGCTAAACAACATGGAATTTCATACAAAGCTTGATTTGGCTATCAGTACTGATAAGCCCCTTTAACGCTGAGCCACTAATATAGCACAGATTACTGGTGATCAGCCAGCCATGTAGAGGCAGGTTAATTATATTGAGACCTTTCCATCATGGAGGAAGTAGAATTTTGACCTTATTGGAATGAACATATCTTCTGgatatgcatttttttcctaacTATAATACTTTAGCTTGCACTACCATCCATGGATTTAAGAAATGCTTATCACAGTCATGGCATTCTGTACAATATTGCATCTGATCAAGGAATttataacaaaacaaatacaacaaTGGGCTCAAGACCAAGAATTTCTCTGATCTTGACACATATCTGATCATCCATAACTAACTGGTCTTGTAGAATGGTAGAATGACATACCAAATACTCCTTTATGGATCTTTTAGGGGATTTATTCTCTGAATTTGGGAATCAAGATGTGGAAGTGGTAGCATATTCTCTATTATACCTAATaatcaacttacaaaattttTCCTTCCCATCCCCACCACTTTGAGCTCTGCTTTATCAGAGTTCTTGGCGTCTAaagaaggaatgcttccaccagagtagacaatatttttattaaattggaaattaaaactgaCTATTGGCCATTTTTGGTTGGCTAGATAATATGCATAACTGTAAGTTCTCTAGCCTAATGTCTGTAAAGCTGATCCTAAAAGAAAGCGGTGAGAATTAAGGAGAATTTGCTTATCTGATACATGTGTAAATACTAAGCTTGGATAGCATGGCAGAAAGTGACTAAAATGTTTGAGTTGAGAGCATGTATTACTTAGATTTTGACATGGCAAAATATGTTGCATGACAATGAAAGCTGAATTTTTCATTCCTATGCCTTCTACTTTCAGAATATTAGGAAATCTATACAAATATTACTTAACACTCAGCTTTATTTATAAGGACAGACAGAGATAATAAGATACTCAGCATTCTGTGTAGGAAAAAAGTTGCCCAAAACCTACAGTAATGACAATACAGTGAATGAATGGGCATATCCCTGAGAATGAAATGAGGTTACAGCCCAAAAGAGAGACAGCCAAATGGTTGACTGTTAATCCTTTATTATTGTCTATGTGCAGGCATTGCTTTAGATGATCTTTCTCTCATTCCCAATTTATACCGCATGATCAAATTAGATTGCACATCATGCCatttccaatatatttttttcttttgttagattAATAGAGATACTCCGATATTTTATTCTTGGCATAATTTactctttcactttctttgtaAGAAATAATTTCTATTGTACTGTGGAgtgttatttaataaataaatagtctTGGAAATCAAATTGGTCTTTGAATCCTTACGTGAAAAAAGAATAAGTCTGTGTTATCTTGAGGAGTTTTAATTCAtatttctgaatttcattttcttattcataacttgggaataataataaaagaatttaaagtgaAAGATAATAGCAGAGAGTAAACATTCAAGGGTAATAAgcacattatttttattctgcCATTTTAAGAGAAACTAAAACTACAcgtgtcatatttttattttagggcTTTAATTGTCAATTCTTACAACAAAATTTCAGTCCACTTAATTTATAATTCTGgaagaaataatgttttttaataatttgaaacTTCTGGGATTTCTTTTTAATGACAAAAGACTGTGCTGAAATACACcatgatcaataaatgttatgAGTATTTGGAAGGAAATTGACttctatatattcattaaaatatatgtattgacTGTTTTTTGTATAGTAGTTACTGTTCTAGGTACAGTAGTTTCAAGAATTAACCAGGTAAGGCAGAGCCCCTGCCTTTAAGGAGCTTACATTTTGGACTTTTACACAAATGGTTAATAACAGCATCAAGCATAAATATTAGTCCTTGAGATGGAAATAACCAAGGCAAATATCATTaggttttaatgatttttttttctgtttttttctttctttctttctttcttttttgttttactttgcttGAGTTAATGGCAACCAAACACACAGTAGCCTCCACTGCTACTCTCTGGTATTTTACCACTGTTATTTCACTCTCTCTTTTATACCCCTACTACTACCCATTAGTATTTGGGTAGGAAGCTAagttaaagaaagaataatagtTCAGTTACCTCTTGACAAAAGGGTAAGTGAAAGTTTTGAGGGAAGGAGGCAATGTTACAGAAAACTTTCTAAATGGAATTAGGAAGAAACTCAAGAAAAAGTTTATGAAGATGGTATCCATTAGGATGGATGTATGACTTCGTTGAATGAACTTCATCTTCTCATTTAATATCATTAAAGGCATAGAGAGACTGATTAGATAATTCCCTCATAAAGAAGGAACATTAGTGTTTGGAGTGTAGGGAAATATTTCATAGTGTTGTACTGGTTGattaataaatgttgaaattCCTTGAGTTATATTAACTCTATTCCTGCACTTGGAGACAGGCATAACATGTAGATATAAACAGAATGCCTATAAATTTCAACCTATTGTACAAGGTCAATGTTTTGTCCATTTGAAGTGCTTACAGTGAGGTTTCTGGGCATTAACTATTTTCCTTGCAGTGCAAGTAGTAGCTTCTGTATCTCTTCATAGcatattttatctctttatttctcaaagtatAAATGGCTGGATTTAGGAGAGGTGTAATAACAGAGTAAAATACAGCAAGAAACTTGTCCACCCATGTGATACTGAGTGGCCACACATAGATGAAGATGCAGGGCCCAAAGAAGAGCACCACCACAGAGATGTGGGTAGTACAAGTGGAGAGGGCCTTAGATGCACCTGTTTTAGAACTTTGGTGGACAATGAGAAGAATATATGTGTAGGATATCAGCAACAGCACAAAGCAGGTCATAGCCAGAACCCCGCTATCAGCATTCATTAATATTCCCAAGTTATAGGAATCTATGCAGGCAAGCTTGATTATCAGTGGTATATCACAGAAGAAGCTGTCAAGTTCCCTGGGGCCACAGAAAGGCAATTGCAAAATCACAACCACTTGACTCATGGCATGCACAAAGCCAATGGTCCAGGAAGTCACCACCAGCCCAATGCATTTTTGCAGGCTCATAATGGTCGAATAATGGagtggcttgcagatggccacatagcggtcataagCCATTACCACCAATAACACCATTTCACCCCCTCCAACAAAATGCACAAAGAGGATCTGGCACATGCAACCTCCAAAGGAAATAGTCTTGTTCTCCCTGAGAAAGTCTACGATCATCTTAGGAGTGGTGACTGAAGAAAGCCACATATCAACAAATGACAGATTGGCCAACAAGAAGTACATCGGGGAATGGAGATGGGGGTCAGTGATGATTAAGATCATGATGACAATATTTCCACATATGATGATCAGGTATAGCATAAAAAATATCATGAAGAGTAAGACCTGCATATTCCATGAGTGACTAAGTCCCAGAAGCATAAATTCCGACACTACAGACAGATTTCCTTTATCCATGGTTTTCAGTGTGTCCTCAAAAATAACCTAGAGAGAATAGATTGTCAGTTAGTGGGATGCGAAAGGGTACTTAAGTTTTAGAATTTGCTTGAAatcttattttattgaaaattagtatctatatctgaaagagaaaagtaTAACTGGGAAGACAAATTTTGGCAAAATATTCATTGTATTATGTCCCAAAGAGAAGTCAAATGCCTAAGATTGGCTTTCCAAGAAGCAGAGTCTGGGATGGGATTCTTATGCAAATGGTTAATTGGAAAGGTATTTTCACaagaagggagtgagggaagcagggaaGCAAAAGGAAAGGCTAAGAAAACGACTGTAGTGTCACTGGGAAACTAGCTTTCCTTCACCATTCCAGTAAAAAGaatctgtgtgggacaccaccaacAACCATTACACTAAATAACTAAACTTTAAGTCATCTCCTTAGAAAGATAATAGTGAACAGGTATTGAAATCCAGAGCAAATGATAAAGTACAAAATTACAGTTTCtctctattataaataatgattcCTTTGAGCCTCATTTAACTATCTTCTATAAGACACCATAAAACTAAATTTTTGCTTACTACTCTAAAATATATGTCAAGACAATCTTTAGGAAAGAACCTATTAGAATGCCATGTAATAAATTCCATGGCATGATAATTTGATGCAAACTCAAGCACTTAATTTATCATTGATTAAGATCACAATTGAATGGAACTTATTTAGAAAACAGAATGTATCAGGAAAAAATGTCAGTGGAGATTTATGTGAGACAAGGATTAAGAAATTGGAAGGCTACTCAGACTCAGATTCTGACTTGAACTCTGAATGGAAGCTTCTTATAACTCAAGCTTatcaatagaaaatatttacCTTCATTATATCAATGGATGTTAGGAAATCCCTAACTTTTGAAATATTGCCATAAaagttcaaaaaatatatttttactgacATGCGTAAGCAAGGTACATCTTAGATTGCTAGTGCTGAGTGAACATGAAGTTAAAACTTCAGATACCATCAATTATTTTCCTCTAAATTTACTAATGATATTGTTCATACTCATCCTTAAGTAAATTGAGAATTCCTCTCAAGCTGAGTGGCAGAAAGACAGTTgcatatttctcttctctcttttttatttctgtctcctggctttgttttactttttgagtGTCTCACCTTCTTTTACTCTTTGAAATCTCAAGGGCAGTGTCAAGGAGAGCAGGTGAACAACGAAAACTGTTACCTCATCCTGACCACTGGTTTCTCCTTCCCTGATACTGAGAACTCAGCAGTATAgattaagaatgaaaaaaaggaagatcttCCTAAAGAAATTAGGTAAAGCACACATTTGCTGTGGAAAGGGGACATGGGATAGTAGTCTCACaacttaaaaatagacatatgCTCCATAATAGAGATTTACttaatttctaaagaaaatatcctGATATTACACCAAATAGACTTATGTCCTCTGAGAAACTTGAACTATTTGACCTTtaccttgaaagttcatctttgccaaaaaaaatctttccaggATTAGTTTTCAATAACTAGCTACAGAGCTAGTTATCCATTGAGCATAACTAGAGCAGAATATCCATTGGAATAAATGACATAGAAGATAGCTAATAAAAAAGCAAGATTTGAAATGTGTTTGAGAGAGGAATCTGCTAGAaggtgaatatatatatatttctaggaAATAATTTACCAATAagaaatcataattttttaatcaattttgaaattgttaatattttgtaacATTGGTAGATTAAATATATTACTTAATATTAATCCATATTTAGGACAACTAGTAGAATAACCACAAACTTTTTAATTAGTCAGATCTTGTCTGAAATCTGACTAATCTGAAATCTGACTAAATCTGAATGAAACTCTATTACTTGTTGACCTTGTGACTTCTAACTAAATCCATTTCTGCTTTcattccctcatctgtgaaaagagaGCAATCAATCTAATAGACTTTTTGTGAAGATGAGTCAGAAAATAtacaaaggggctggcccagtggcatagtgtttaagttcgtgtgctggGCTTCTGTGGCTCAAGATGCACAGATTGGGAtactgggcactgacctacacgtcacttgtcaagccacactgtggaggcatcccacatacaaaatagaggaagactggcacagatgttagctcgggacctaTCTGCctcatcaaatatatatatgtacagaaaGCACATAAGTTTTTCTGGTACTCAGAGCATGtttaataaataacaataattttccttctctattcACTAAGATGCAATTTAAAGCAGTACAATTTCCAAAGCTTACTGGCAAAAATCTTAGTGAACAACTTACTTACCATTTGTAAGCAAAATATATAGAATCAcctttctttaaaatactgaCTTCTTACATTTTCTCTGAATTAGCAATCTTATAGGATGTACAGATGCAAAAGAAGTACCAGACATGCTGCTAGCTTTCCAGTAGTTTAccaactttttcatctttcactTCTGCTTTTGACTAAGAGGggtattaatattttaagaagattTACAAGAGACAATAGCACTTTCTATTAAAGCACCTTTATAATTCTGAGATAATTTTCTCAAAGAGGGTAATGATAACTTTGGGATTAGTAAATGTGAAAAactagagaaaggaaacaaattgaGTTATTCTTTTAAGagtattaaaatatagaaatatattttttgttcccTTCTAGATACAATATCCTTCAagattttttaatgataataatcCTAAAACTATGAGATTCTCAACATTTGTATTTCTACAAGGAGAAACGTGGACTCAGAGAATTTAATCAATTCCTTGCGAGACACACTGGCTGAGGTGCTCAGGGAGGTAGTCCTAGTTCCTTCCACTAGCTGGagcctccttccttttttctcaggTTATGATTTTAATCCTATTTCTGTAGCAATTGAGTTTTACATCACTTCTCATTGGACATATAATCATTTTTACATCTACCTTTACGTTAAAAGTTATCTTAGCATGCAGTACTCTATCTGATATGGAAAACTTTATCTTCTTAAATGGTAAGGACTATTAGAGCCAGGATAGGTGGAAGTCGCCAATATCAAGTAGCTGTCAAAGGACTGTGATCTCCCAAAGCCAACCTGAGAGCACCTTTGAGGCACTGCGTTATGGTGGCATGTACACCTCTGTTAAAGAGAGCATAGAAATTCCAGTAGTAACATAATAGAAGGAGGAAACCCATGAATTATCCTCTTTAGAGATCAGAAGATAAACAAGCCATACTCTACTCCAAGCAAGTGGGCATGCAGGAAACAGATacatagaattattttaaaaaattattgagactcACAGAGAGGATGAGATAACTTACCAAACACAAATTTTCTGTGAGACCAGAttgtttttccctcttctcttctgaTACATTCTTGAGATGACATCCATGGTTGGGTGGAGACAGTCTCTGTGGAAAAGCTACCTTCAGCCTGGCATATAGTCACCACTAGAAGGAGCCCCTTGGGTGAaatttttctattctatattCTGGCAGAACAAGAATCATGAGAATAATTTACATTGGACATCTCTTGGGGACTTTTTTGATAAGGGTGATAACTTTTGCTTCAGAACAGGGagacaagaaaaatcacatatgAAGCATTTACTCATTAAACTTTAATGAagttccaaattatttttcatttaacctGTAATTAGTAAGGAGAGGTCTTATGCAATCTTAATCTTTAACTAGATCTATAGCATCAAACTGGAGAAATCATATGCTGATCAATGTGATATACTGCAACCAACAGAAAACACTGATGTGGATGGAATGCCCTACTGCATACCTAATGCTATCCAAATAAGCAGGTAGTCTTGGTCAGCTGACTGATCTGTTTCAATATTATCTATGACTACTCTGAGATCCTGACAGTTCTGCACTGGATGTCAAATTATTAAGGTATCattagttatttttctttctttaaaaggcATTCCTGTtagtttaaaatacatttattttgacattttagattttcaaaataactttcttgcagtataattaatatataacgAACTGCACGTATCTaaggtgtacaatttgataaatttcGAGATATGTATTCAACCATGAAAAAATCATCACAATAAAGACAGTGAATGTAACCAACAGCCCCCAAAAGCTCCCTTGTGTTCCTCAATaatcctcctttcccttccctctgcacATCCTCCCTCCCCAGATGACTGCCAATATGCTTTCTGTTACTATACAATAGTTTGCATTTTCTCGAGTTTTCTACAAATTGAATCATGTAGTTTCTGCTCTTTTTTTGTCTGATTTCCTTCACTCagcatacttttaaaattttcatgttgTTATATCAATAGTGCGttccttcttattgctgaatTGTATTCCGTTAACGTGTACGCCACAATTTATTAATCACTTAATCTGCTGAGAGACAAGTGAgttctttccagttttgggctatcataaataaagtttctatgaacatttgtgtaggAATCTCTGTATGGCGTGAATCCttcaaaatttattgagacttcttttatggcccagaatgtagTCAAACTTGGAAATGTCCTGTGTGCATTTCAAAAGAATGAGTATTGTGATGTTTTTGTTCAAAGtgatctataaatgtcaattatgtCAAATTGATTCATAGTGTTCTTCAGATCTACCACATCTCTGATGAAtttttgtctacttgttctatcaattgttgAAAGAGAGGTATTAAAGTATACTTATAATAATAaagtataattattattataattttttgtttgccTATTTCTCTTAGCATCTCTGTtaattttgcttcatatattttaaacctCTTTTATTAGGGATTTAAGCAATTAAATTGCTATGTCCTCATAATTGACTTCTTACTCAATATGAAATGCCATTCCTTAatcctggtaatattctttgatCTGAAATATATTTCATCTGATATTAAAATAGCCACTGAAGATTTCTTTTGATGCGTGTTAGtgtggtatatatttttccatcctattgtttttaatttaaaaaaatacagtttattttttagagtagttttaggttcacagtaaactTGAGTGGAATGTGCAGAGGGTTCCCATacgcttcctccctcccctgcacacCACCTCTTCCACAATCAGCATCTCAAGTAGCAGTGGAACATTTGTTAACATCAGTGAACCTGCACCGACACCATTATCATTCAAAGTCCATAGTTATGTTAGGGTTCTCTCTCGGTGTTGCACACTCtctaagttttgacaaatatataataacattataatatcatatatatactGCCCTAAAATCCTCTCTGCTCCACATATTCATCCTTCCCATATCCCTAACTCCTAGCagtcactgatctttttactgtctccatagttctgccatttccagaatgtcctatagtTGTAAATATACAGTAAGCAGCATTattagattggcttctttcacttagtaatatgtatttaagttttctccatgccttttcatggtttgatagcttatttctttctagcactgaatagtatttcattgcctggatgtgccacagtttatttattccttcacctactgaaggacatcttagttgcttccaagttttggcaattatgaataaaatt from Equus asinus isolate D_3611 breed Donkey chromosome 2, EquAss-T2T_v2, whole genome shotgun sequence includes these protein-coding regions:
- the LOC106833413 gene encoding olfactory receptor 4K14-like: MDKGNLSVVSEFMLLGLSHSWNMQVLLFMIFFMLYLIIICGNIVIMILIITDPHLHSPMYFLLANLSFVDMWLSSVTTPKMIVDFLRENKTISFGGCMCQILFVHFVGGGEMVLLVVMAYDRYVAICKPLHYSTIMSLQKCIGLVVTSWTIGFVHAMSQVVVILQLPFCGPRELDSFFCDIPLIIKLACIDSYNLGILMNADSGVLAMTCFVLLLISYTYILLIVHQSSKTGASKALSTCTTHISVVVLFFGPCIFIYVWPLSITWVDKFLAVFYSVITPLLNPAIYTLRNKEIKYAMKRYRSYYLHCKENS